A segment of the Lolium perenne isolate Kyuss_39 chromosome 3, Kyuss_2.0, whole genome shotgun sequence genome:
AACTGCAGCGATGAGGGCATCCAACGCCCGTCGATCCTCATGGCGGTCGACGTCGCCGTACTGGACCGCCTCCCACATGTGCCGCACCTGGAGCCTGATCCTCATGACCGCAGCCCACTCGACGTAGTTGGTTTTGGTGAGGGTAGGCCACCCAACACCAGGGCCAACGTCCCTGACCACAGTCCGGACCCCATAGAGGCCGCGGTCTTGGTCGTCCCAGCGGCAGCCACCGTGCGCTCTGggagcgccaccgccgtgcgtGCCTCCTCCGggagcgccaccgccgtgcgcgcCTCCTCCGggagcgccaccgccgtgcgcgcCTCTTCCGggagcgccaccgccgtgcgcgcCTCCTCCGGGAGCGCGGGCGTGCTCGGCTGCCCACCGCGCCACCCGCTCTCGCGCCGTGGCGTCTGCGTCGGCGTTGCCGTCGGCCAGAACGGAGCCGTTGGTGCCGCCGCGCAGCACCTCGACCTCCGCCGCCGCACGTCTTGCCTCCGCCGCCTCTCGCTGCTTCTACCTCCGCTCGGCTCgccggctccgccgccgccggcctcgaCGCCCTTGTCGTCGCCACGGCGGCTGCCGCAGCCCACTCGTTCACGCTCTCTGCCGCGGCGCGATCGGCCTCTGCGCCGACGCCGCGTGCCGGAGGTAGCCGTGTGCCGAGAGTGGCCGTCGGACATGGCTCGGCTTCGTGTGGCCGAGCGCTGCTTCCGACGAGCTGCTGCTCGACAACCCGGACGGAGGGAAGTAACCAGGGGCAGTTGAGGCTGCTACTGGTTGGGGCTGCTCTCTTCCCTGTGAAGGGGAGGAGCAGGAAATGCTCAGGCTGCAAgacaacctggctctgataccacttgttattaTCTCTAGCCTCACTTtcatgaagaagaggatgacacTAGGAGAGTTGGGGCAATTTTCGTTGGTTTATTTCACACACATCTCACACAAATGCCATAACCAACCAGAGGGTTGGGGATACAGATATATAGCTGCTAGCCAGCCACGAATATGCTAAGATGCTAGTCTAACTGCCAGTCCTTGATGCCCCTAAAAGCAGTCAAGGGTGCTGCTAACTGCCAGTCCTTGATGCCCCTAAAAGGCAGTCAAAGATACTTTCCTATCCTAACAGCATGCTGCAGCTAGTCCTCCACAGGACCATGTGCAGCAGCCTCTCCACAGAGACAACAGTACAGGGACTTTATCCAACACAGCCATCCTACTAGCTTAAACATTTCCAGATGTTCCCATTTTGCATAATAGTCATGAGAAGCACCAAAAGTACACTTTAAGTCATGATATTTCATTGGGAATGGAGCATAACCGCAAATCCTTTTTTTTCTGACAATTTCCAGTGCCCTTTGTCTACAAACAAGCGCATAAATAATAAATAGCCGAATAAAAAAGAGAGAATGGTGCATGGTCACAAAGTCACAAACCGCGAGCGCAAGCAACTACCTATTCCAATCCACTGTGCCAGTCATGACTAAACTGGAACGGCAGACGATGTCAATGCCATTATGACAATCTTAGCCCATACTGTGACAGTCGCCTTTCAGGTTAAGCATTGAGTACGCGTGTTAAGTTGGGAGCAACATTATCATTGATCGTGCTTCTTGCTTAAGCTTGTGACTAATGTAGCCGTACTCCGTTTAGTCCAAAAAGGAAGGCGAGAGAGAGCTACGGCCGAGTACCCAGAGCAAAATCGCAAAAAGGGCTGAAAAATACACAGGGGTGGACCGAGCGACAGCGAAAGCGTCAAAGCGAGGACTGAAATGCGAAGAAAAAAAAAACCTAGATAGATATAGATAGAGCCGGGAGGCCAAACTGGTCCTTTTCCTTTTCCATTTCCTCCTGCTTTGCTTCGTCTACTTGCCCAACTTCCCCCGAGAAAACTATCCGCAGCGCCGCCCCACacggccatggccgccgcctcccctCCCGTCCCGAACCCTAGGTAGCCAGCCTCCGCCCGCTCCTGTCTCGCGGCTCCAGCCCCGCGCCGATCTGAGCGGAGCTCCCCCGCCGCCAGGTTTCCGGGCCAGGAAAAGCGCGTTCTTTTagcccttctttcttcttcttcttcggccggTGCTTGGTGGAAGGAAGCTTCCGAGCTCTGGTGGAATTTTTCGACGGCGGGGATGGAGCCGCGGGTTGGGAACAAGTTCCGGCTCGGCCGCAAGATCGGGAGCGGCTCCTTCGGGGAGATCTATCTCGGTGCGGGCTGCTTCTTGTGCCCGGAATTTCGGTCGGATTCCCCTTTTCTTTGCGGGGGATTTTGTAGGTCCTTGATCGGTTTGTGACGCggttccttttttttttctttccattTTGCGCGCAGGGACCAATATCCAGACGAACGAGGAGGTCGCGATTAAGCTGGTACGTGCTCTGTTCCTGGGGATGGACTGCTTGGATCTTTGTCCAAGTGCCGGCTTTGTCGTGCTACGTTCTGATGCTCTGCTGAGTACGGGTGCCGGTTTAGCCTGCTCCTTAGTTCCAGTTGTGGACTTGATAGGTGCTGTGGTTGGTCAGATTGTGGACTTAATATATGCTGCTCTTCTCAGAGCAATTCATACTTTTGAGTTGCTCTCAGATGCACCGCTCTTTCGATTAGCCGCTGTAGTTCGAATCAGTTTGGTTAGTTGATTAGTCAATGCCTCCCCTGGGCTTAAGCGCTGTGGTTGACTTGGTTGGACTTGATAGGTGTTTAGTTAATCATCGCATCGCTGATTGGTAAGTAAGATAAAGCTGCTGGGTATTGGATGATGGTAATGAATGAACTGAATTGGAGATACAATGAACCAGGGGAGGAACGAGAATCGGGAACTTGATATTTCCCGAAAATATGCTGCTACTTCCTGTGTTGGCTGGTGTTATAATCTACAAATAGAGGGCATTGCCCGTAGATGCAACataaatcttgatcatactagctTATTACATTTATAAAGCATTGGAATGCAGATTATCCATCTCGATTGACAGTTGACATTTGATCACCATTTCTCATGCAGGAAAATGTAAAGACAAAACATCCTCAGTTGCTCTATGAATCAAAGATTTACAGGATTTTACAAGGAGGAAGTACGGAAGCTATACATAGTGCACATTTTATTAGGATCTGTGATACAACAAGTGTGGTCTGACTATCTCTCTTGTGGGTTGTGGCAGCTGGAATACCAAATGTCAGATGGTTTGGTGTCGAAGGAGACTACAACGTCTTGGTTATGGATTTGCTGGGGCCAAGCCTGGAGGATCTATTTAACTTTTGCAGCAGAAAATTGTCTCTTAAGACTGTACTTATGCTTGCCGATCAGATGGTGCGCATACTCCAATAGTTTAATAACGCTTTTCCATCTCAAAGCCTTCGTGCATTTTTTTTTGTATATATTAAGGAATTCGCTCTCCATACCTACCCTTCACTAAATTTTCATGGACCTCAGCATCACTTATTAGTACCCACACATACACTTTTGCACAGACTTCACTAATTTTTCATGGACCTCAGCTTCACCTATTAGTACCCACACGTGCACTTGTGcacagtgcacagacacattttcACTGGTCTTCTCATTTTTGTCATGTATTCATTAAGCTTTCTTCTTCCACATTTTTATACTTTTTATCCTGGATTTCTTCTTGCATTTTCCTAGACTATGAATTATATGTGATCTGTGTTCTCCCACTTGTAGATAAATCGAGTGGAGTTTGTCCATTCCAAGTCTTTTCTGCATCGAGACATCAAGCCAGATAATTTTCTCATGGGCCTTGGTAGGCGAGCTAATCAGGTAGGTAGCAATGTAGCTTGTAGTAATCAGTTTAGTTTTGTTGATCCAGTTTCTTGTGTTCATTCACCACTTAATGTCTGTTCTAACAAAATTTCAGGTATATGTTATAGACTTTGGTCTTGCCAAAAAGTACAGGGATACTTCAACTCATCAACACATCCCATACAGGTAAGGGGCATTACTATATCATTCTTCTTATGCATGAGCAAAGCAAGCATAAGCATGAGCATTTTTTTTGTTATATTATTTTCTTTTTCGTGATGTACTTTGATCTTAATATTGCAGAGAGAATAAGAACTTGACTGGGACAGCAAGATATGCAAGTGTGAACACTCATCTTGGCATTGGTGAGAAATGATACTGTACCAGTTCATGATTGTTTTGACGTTATAACTTCCATGTGTTTGGACTTAGGTCTGTTCACTGGAATATCATTCATCTTGGCCCTGCGCACTTCTTTTCTGACTATTTGCTTTCAATCTTCATTTTTTTCTAACAATCAGAACAAAGCCGAAGAGATGACTTGGAATCTCTTGGATATGTACTCATGTACTTCCTAAGGGGAAGGTTAGTTTAATTGTTGGATTTCTTATTACGTGTCATATTTGATGTATCAGATGTAACACTGTTTTCTTTCAGCCTACCTTGGCAAGGTCTGAAAGCAGGAACAAAGAAGCAAAAGTATGAGAAGATCAGTGAGAAAAAAGTTGCAACATCAATTGAGGTACTTCCACACTTGTAGTAATAACGTCTGTACTGGGTGTTGGCATTCTGTTGTTAACTTGTTAATGATGTTATCATTCTGTTTCAGGCTTTATGTCGTGGGTATCCTACCGAGTTCACATCATATTTCCATTATTGCCGCTCGCTTCGGTTTGATGACAAGCCTGATTATTCCTACCTTAAGCGACTCTTCCGTGACCTCTTTATCCGTGAAGGTTGGTTCTTTTTATTATTATTGAAGAGAACCTGTAATTTTTCCTACGTAGGGTGCAACAGGATTCCATCTATTATGAAAAAGGATTATGAAGTATCTATGCATATGTTCATGATCAGAATGATGCTTTGCAGGTTTTCAGTTTGATTATGTATTTGACTGGACAATACTGAAGTACCAGCAATCACAGATTGCTAGTGCTCCTCCTCGTGTTGTGGTGAGTCCTTTCCTCAAGCACCCATCAACTAAATCTGTGTATTTGTATGTAGCTATCTGTGGGAAAATATTTATGCCTTGCCAATATTCCACAGGGCCATGGCGCAGGACCTTCTGGGTTGACACCACCTGCACTGCAGAATGATAGTCAGTCTGGTAATTGATTCATTTGATCAGTTCCATATGAGTATTACTTTTTTTCAGTCAATCTTCATAAGTAATTGATGTACAATAAAGTTCTTGCATGGTTCCTTTGCTTCTATGACTAAATTACATGATTACTGTTTTAGAGTCGATATTGATAAGTAATTGGCTTATAATGTTACTGCAAGATTCCTTTGCTTCTATGACTAAATTGAGgtttttttttgtatttgaacagtTGATAGTTTCGACTTCTTACCTATGCTAATTATCTATTTGTTACGATGTAGGCGCCGTTGAAGGGAGGATTAGTGGTTGGTCAGCAATGGACCGCCGCCGTGCCCCACCACCCCCTATTGCAAGTGTGGGGAATTCTTCTAAGCAGAAAGCCCCTGTAGGAAATGATGCCCCTATTTCTAAAGATCCTGCGGTGTGTTTTCTCCCTAATCCTCTTTGTTTGCTGTATGGACTTGATATTGTGATTGCAAGATTAGGGGCAGATATTTTCTTTCAATTTCTAGTGCAAGAGAGGAGCAATGTGAGCGCTAGTCAACTTTATAAATCAACTTTCCTTCCATGATTTGGTTCTTATAAACTTGCGTTCTGATTTACCAAAACTTGTCCACAAAGCGCTTCACAAACTGCTCTTTCCCTGTTATTGTGCAACATTGCACATCAATAGTGCTGGATACTCAAGCGTGTCCCGATCAGCGTGTCATGTGGCTTGAAGAATTCTTCAAGCAATCGTGCAAGTGTTATGTTTTTCTATGGGCTTGTATTATGATTCTGTAACCTTAGTATCTCTTGATTTTCAGTTGGTTGGTTGTACTTTCTCATGGATGACTGCAATCACAGTTTCTTACTTTTGGTTGTTTATGTTGTCTAGACATCTGGCTCAAATCTCTTGGGACGGTCAAGTGGATCGTCAAGAAGAGCTGCTGTTTCAAGTAGCCGGGATGCTATGGCAAGTGATACTTATGAGCCTTCACGATCACGCACAACTGATGCAAGCCCTGGGGCATTTCGTAGGGCCTCAGGTACTCAGAGAAGCCCACCAATAGATTCTGCAGAGCCAAAGCGCTCCTCTTCAGCGCGGCACCCATCCAACACAAAGAACTACGAGTCTGCTCTCAAAGGTATTGAAGGTCTTAATTTTGATGGCGATGAGAGGGTTCAGTACTAGTAGCACTGAAGAATTCTACTTCTACATGTGCCGTGTATAAATCATAATCTGAAGATAAGCACAGCATTTCCTGTTGAGTTTTGGATCACAGGAGATGATTAGGAGGAGGATGTGAAGGGCTATTGCCAGGTGATGGTCCTCTGGACTCAGTAAATAAATCGTCAGCCCGAGGCGCATGGAATTCAGCTCTCATAATTTATTGTGGTTGTTCTGTAAATGTCTTTATAGTTTGTTAATCTGGCGCCTCTTGAGTTCGTGGGTCTGTTGTATTATTTATATGTCTATGAGAATTGCTGTCTCTGGACAGCCAAGATCAGCTGGTAAAACTTGTATTTGGAAAAATGAAACTTGATCATGTAGAATTTTTTCATCAGTTCATTGAGCAAATTTGCCTGATAACAATTCTGAGAATTAATGTGCCTTGGGAACAATGTGGTGTGATTTGTTCAGTCCTTTTTGTTGTCAGTCTGTCCTACGCATGCATGTTTTAGCACTTTGTTGATTATGAGTGTCAATGAGATCGGAAACTGTTACTGCTCAAATAGCCCTAGTACACTTTactctttttttatttttgttgccAGGACCTCTTATTTTTCGTTTGGGATTTGTAATGTTTTCGATATTACTGCATGACTTGAGCTGGAAACGCAGTTCGAGTCATACCCCCAGTACTGTCAGGTTGGTATTTTTTGAGGCAACTTATTTCATGACATATATGCAAGGCGAACAAAATAACCATGCGTGGATCTGCCTGAATTCTTCCGGGCGGACGCGTGCCAAACCGAAATCTTGGGCGGGCACACTACAAGACAACTGTTAAACCGTGGGTCTGTTAAAAAAATAGTAGGGTAGCTGATAACATGTATCTTTTTGAAAAACTATAACTTTTAATCCGTGCGACGAAATTACAATCCGTTTTCACTTCTAAAATCCCCACGACGAGAGATTCGAAACTAGAAcacattttcatatgtttcgaTAAAAAAATTTAACAAGCAATTTTTATGCGCGATAGAGCAACTTTATTGTGCAGCAAAACAACTTTGGTATGCGGAAAAGCAATTTTGGTGTGCAACGAAAACACAGCAACAACTCCTAATCCACCAATACGAGCAACAACTCCTAATGCACCCATGATGTAGTTCACAAGGTCTGACCCTAGTCGGTCGCAACAACAATGTTGCCGATCAAGCCATACCAGCCCTCGCCACTAACTAGCACAATTGTAAGTATCATCATCCCACATTTGGTGGCTCTGGCATAGCTAGCGTTGCTTTCTGAAACACCCAACGTCGGTCGAGTCAGTCATTCCCCCACTGATGCCGGCCGAGTCATCCTAGCAACTTTGTTGCAATTGTTGCTTTTCATCATTGCTAAGTTGTCTATAATGCTTTTCGGTAGTGTAGGCAACTTTGCAGCAACGAGTAGGCAAGTTCGCTGCGTCAGAGGCAACTTCGCTGCAATGGCAGGCAATAGGCAACTTGCTAAAAAGATAGAGCAACTTTGGTGTCTGACGATGCAATTTTTGAATCCTGCAGAGCAAATTTGGCGCCCGACCAAGCAAATTTGGTTTGTGATGCGGCCCAGTTTTGACTCTAGCGAGCAACTTTGGTGTCTACCGAATAAATTTTGATGTATAGCTGAGCAACTTTGGCGTCGAGCGATGCAACTTTCGTTGTGTGTAGATTTACGTTTGTGCAGCAAAGTTGTTTCGTCCCAAACTAAAGTTG
Coding sequences within it:
- the LOC127343551 gene encoding casein kinase 1-like protein 2 — translated: MEPRVGNKFRLGRKIGSGSFGEIYLGTNIQTNEEVAIKLENVKTKHPQLLYESKIYRILQGGTGIPNVRWFGVEGDYNVLVMDLLGPSLEDLFNFCSRKLSLKTVLMLADQMINRVEFVHSKSFLHRDIKPDNFLMGLGRRANQVYVIDFGLAKKYRDTSTHQHIPYRENKNLTGTARYASVNTHLGIEQSRRDDLESLGYVLMYFLRGSLPWQGLKAGTKKQKYEKISEKKVATSIEALCRGYPTEFTSYFHYCRSLRFDDKPDYSYLKRLFRDLFIREGFQFDYVFDWTILKYQQSQIASAPPRVVGHGAGPSGLTPPALQNDSQSGAVEGRISGWSAMDRRRAPPPPIASVGNSSKQKAPVGNDAPISKDPATSGSNLLGRSSGSSRRAAVSSSRDAMASDTYEPSRSRTTDASPGAFRRASGTQRSPPIDSAEPKRSSSARHPSNTKNYESALKGIEGLNFDGDERVQY